From Rhodococcus sp. B7740, one genomic window encodes:
- a CDS encoding ABC transporter permease, with the protein MFRFLRRRIYTSLVPLFVVLLGVFFLARLTGDPTSLYLPESATQAQREAFRATNGFDQPVLTQLLDYFKGVVQLDFGQSLRTGEDASAMALRAFPATLQLAFATMFLAILGAVIIGCWAAYRPNSLADRISSLLSMTAASIPDFWFAIMGVYVFAILFGWLPTSGVDNGMLSWILPIATLLIRPLGVLTQVVRGAMVSALSAPYVRLARSKGAGDLRVVTHHALRNAAAPALTVAGDLMVGLVNGAVVVEAIFGWPGIGKLMIDAILQRDFAVLQAAVLLTAVSIFVLNIVIDACYALLDARVRDKVKV; encoded by the coding sequence ATGTTCAGATTTCTCCGCAGACGGATCTACACCAGCCTCGTTCCGCTGTTCGTCGTCCTGCTCGGCGTGTTCTTCCTCGCTCGGCTCACCGGCGACCCCACCAGCCTGTACCTACCCGAGTCGGCAACTCAGGCCCAGCGCGAGGCGTTCCGCGCCACCAACGGCTTCGATCAGCCGGTGCTGACGCAGCTGCTGGACTACTTCAAGGGCGTCGTGCAACTCGACTTCGGGCAGTCGCTCCGTACCGGCGAGGACGCGTCGGCGATGGCACTGCGCGCATTCCCGGCGACACTGCAGCTGGCGTTCGCGACGATGTTCCTCGCGATCCTCGGCGCCGTGATCATCGGCTGCTGGGCCGCGTACCGGCCCAACTCGCTGGCCGATCGCATCTCGAGCCTGCTGTCGATGACCGCAGCCAGCATTCCCGATTTCTGGTTCGCCATCATGGGCGTCTACGTCTTCGCCATCCTGTTCGGCTGGCTGCCCACCTCCGGTGTCGACAACGGAATGCTCTCCTGGATACTGCCGATCGCGACTCTGCTCATTCGTCCCCTCGGAGTCCTCACCCAGGTGGTGCGCGGCGCAATGGTCTCGGCACTGTCGGCACCGTACGTGCGACTCGCGAGAAGCAAAGGGGCAGGCGATCTCCGGGTCGTCACCCACCACGCCCTGCGTAACGCAGCCGCACCGGCGCTCACGGTCGCAGGCGACCTGATGGTGGGTCTCGTCAACGGAGCGGTGGTCGTCGAGGCCATCTTCGGCTGGCCGGGCATCGGAAAACTGATGATCGACGCCATCCTGCAGCGCGACTTCGCGGTTCTCCAGGCGGCCGTGCTGTTGACGGCGGTGTCCATCTTCGTGCTCAACATCGTCATCGACGCCTGCTATGCACTGCTCGACGCCCGGGTTCGCGACAAGGTGAAGGTCTAG
- a CDS encoding ABC transporter permease — protein MSLDFEAPKTSEPEDVPPQSPVEARKASAPLWKLLLRDRVATVAAAILVLVFLTAVFGPMLVGDSATDQDLDRSNLPPFTLDTGWMNILGTDPLGRSMLARLIVASRTTLSVAVPAVILSAIIGSFIGMWAGFHRGWRETAAMRVADVILSFPSLLMAVVVLYVFSPSAANIVLVLTVTRIPIYLRTARAESAELQSRLFVDAARTFGAKSGSVIRRHVAPILLPTLLTVATLDFCFVILAESSLSFLGIGIQPPDVSWGLMVSQGRTYLQTAWWLSFFPGLAIVLTTVSATVLAAWARIATDPAQRWRLNVPRSKRSRLLPVRKVVS, from the coding sequence ATGTCACTCGACTTCGAAGCACCGAAAACGTCCGAGCCCGAGGATGTTCCACCCCAGAGTCCGGTGGAAGCCCGCAAGGCGTCGGCCCCGCTGTGGAAGCTGCTGCTACGCGACAGGGTCGCCACCGTCGCCGCCGCGATCCTGGTGCTGGTCTTCCTCACCGCGGTCTTCGGCCCGATGCTGGTCGGCGACTCGGCGACCGATCAGGACCTCGACCGCTCCAACCTGCCACCGTTCACCCTCGACACCGGGTGGATGAACATCCTCGGCACCGATCCACTGGGCCGCAGCATGCTCGCCCGGTTGATCGTGGCCAGTAGAACCACACTCTCGGTTGCCGTTCCGGCCGTCATCCTCTCGGCGATCATCGGCTCGTTCATCGGTATGTGGGCCGGCTTCCATCGAGGCTGGCGCGAGACCGCGGCGATGCGCGTTGCCGACGTGATCCTGAGCTTCCCGTCCCTGCTGATGGCGGTCGTCGTGCTCTACGTGTTCTCCCCCAGCGCCGCCAACATCGTTCTGGTCCTGACGGTCACCCGCATCCCGATCTACCTGCGCACCGCCCGCGCGGAGTCGGCCGAGCTGCAGAGTCGGTTGTTCGTCGATGCCGCACGAACATTCGGCGCGAAGAGCGGATCGGTGATCAGACGCCACGTGGCCCCCATCCTGCTACCGACCCTGCTCACCGTCGCGACCCTGGACTTCTGCTTCGTCATTCTCGCCGAGTCGTCACTGAGCTTCCTCGGCATCGGCATTCAGCCGCCGGACGTCTCGTGGGGCCTGATGGTCTCGCAGGGCCGCACCTACCTGCAGACCGCGTGGTGGCTCTCGTTCTTCCCCGGTCTGGCCATCGTGCTGACCACCGTCTCGGCCACCGTGCTCGCCGCCTGGGCGCGCATCGCCACCGATCCAGCGCAGCGCTGGCGACTCAATGTGCCCCGCTCCAAGCGATCTCGCCTGCTCCCCGTACGAAAGGTCGTCTCATGA
- a CDS encoding ABC transporter ATP-binding protein, whose translation MSAPATAPRRADTGSVALDVRGLTVDLRTPSGVIRAVDDVTFTARRGETLALLGESGCGKSMTAQAIVGLLEPIADITGGSVEMGEIDLVTAKTKVRRTVAATELAIVFQDALTALNPVYTVGTQLAEPFRIHRGMSGKQARAEAIALMARVGIPEPESRADSYPHQFSGGMRQRLLIAMAVALSPSVLLADEPTTALDVTVQAQIMALLKELRTEHDMAVVLITHDLALVAEEADRVAIMYAGNVVETGPVSEVFGAPRHPYTKGLLDSVPVQAVRGEDLKSIGGTPPDLHSIPDGCVYQARCPLAREICISTRPPLESVGSGRMSACHFPNEVSSHV comes from the coding sequence ATGAGCGCACCGGCAACCGCACCTCGACGCGCCGATACCGGCAGCGTGGCCCTGGACGTGCGTGGACTGACCGTCGATCTGCGGACCCCGTCCGGCGTCATCCGCGCCGTGGACGACGTCACCTTCACCGCCCGCCGCGGCGAAACCCTGGCCCTGCTGGGTGAATCCGGCTGCGGCAAGTCCATGACGGCACAAGCCATCGTCGGGTTGCTCGAACCGATCGCAGACATCACCGGCGGTTCGGTCGAGATGGGCGAGATCGACCTGGTGACGGCCAAGACCAAGGTGCGACGCACGGTCGCGGCCACCGAACTGGCCATCGTCTTCCAGGACGCACTGACCGCCCTCAATCCGGTCTACACCGTGGGAACCCAACTGGCCGAACCGTTTCGGATCCATCGCGGCATGTCCGGCAAGCAGGCACGAGCGGAGGCCATCGCGCTGATGGCCCGCGTGGGTATTCCCGAGCCCGAATCCCGTGCCGACTCCTATCCCCACCAGTTCTCCGGCGGCATGCGTCAACGCCTGCTGATCGCGATGGCCGTCGCACTGAGTCCGTCGGTACTGCTCGCCGACGAACCGACCACCGCCCTCGACGTGACGGTGCAGGCACAGATCATGGCGCTGCTCAAGGAACTACGCACCGAACACGACATGGCCGTCGTACTCATCACCCACGATCTCGCCCTGGTGGCCGAGGAGGCCGACCGAGTCGCGATCATGTACGCGGGCAACGTCGTCGAGACCGGACCGGTGTCCGAGGTGTTCGGCGCACCGCGACACCCGTACACCAAAGGCCTGTTGGATTCGGTACCCGTCCAGGCAGTCCGCGGTGAGGATCTGAAGTCGATCGGCGGCACCCCACCGGACCTGCACTCCATTCCCGACGGGTGCGTCTATCAGGCCCGCTGCCCGTTGGCCCGCGAGATCTGCATCAGTACTCGTCCCCCGCTCGAATCCGTCGGCAGCGGCCGGATGTCGGCATGCCACTTCCCGAACGAGGTATCCAGCCATGTCTGA
- a CDS encoding ABC transporter ATP-binding protein, which yields MSEQLLTVRGLNKTFDVGRGKLRALDAIDLDLRRGETLGLVGESGCGKSTLARTLMMLERPDSGTVAFDGTDPFALRGKELLAWRRRVQMVFQDPYGSLNSRMTAGDIIGEPWRTHKSLYRTRRDRSARVRELLHLVGLRPSDENRFPQEFSGGQRQRLGIARALALNPDVIICDEPVSALDLSVQAQVLNLLNDLQKQLGISYVFISHDLSVVRHVADRVAVMYLGRIVESGPTEAVFDRPAHPYTAALMSAAPTLDASTRGTKILLKGEVPSPLNPPSGCRFRTRCWKATELCASEAPPVALDADEADHIAECHYPLAAGNLGLVAAGT from the coding sequence ATGTCTGAGCAACTGTTGACCGTCCGCGGCCTGAACAAGACCTTCGACGTCGGCCGCGGCAAGCTCCGCGCCCTCGACGCCATCGACCTGGACCTGCGACGCGGTGAAACCCTCGGCCTCGTCGGCGAATCCGGCTGCGGCAAGTCCACTCTCGCGCGCACCCTCATGATGCTCGAACGACCCGACTCGGGCACCGTCGCGTTCGACGGCACGGATCCGTTCGCGCTGCGCGGCAAGGAACTGCTCGCGTGGCGTCGGCGGGTACAGATGGTCTTCCAGGACCCGTACGGTTCGCTCAACTCGCGAATGACCGCCGGGGACATCATCGGCGAGCCATGGCGAACCCACAAGAGCCTGTACAGGACTCGACGCGACCGCTCCGCGCGCGTACGTGAGCTGCTGCATCTGGTGGGTCTTCGGCCGAGCGACGAGAACCGCTTCCCGCAGGAATTCTCCGGCGGTCAACGACAACGCCTCGGCATCGCGCGCGCTCTGGCACTGAACCCCGACGTGATCATCTGCGACGAGCCGGTCTCCGCACTCGACCTCTCGGTACAGGCGCAGGTGCTCAACCTGCTCAACGACCTGCAGAAGCAACTCGGCATCTCGTACGTGTTCATCTCGCACGACCTGTCGGTCGTCCGACACGTCGCCGACCGCGTCGCGGTGATGTACCTCGGCCGCATCGTCGAATCCGGGCCCACCGAAGCAGTGTTCGACCGTCCGGCTCACCCGTACACAGCGGCATTGATGTCGGCCGCACCCACACTCGACGCGTCGACGCGCGGGACGAAGATCCTGCTGAAGGGCGAGGTACCGTCGCCGCTGAACCCGCCGTCGGGATGCCGATTCCGCACGCGCTGCTGGAAGGCGACCGAGCTGTGCGCCAGTGAGGCACCCCCGGTGGCGCTCGACGCCGACGAGGCCGATCACATCGCCGAATGCCATTACCCGCTCGCAGCAGGCAATCTCGGCCTCGTCGCTGCCGGGACGTGA
- a CDS encoding sulfite exporter TauE/SafE family protein produces MSTHLSITGFVVVALAIFFASAMQASIGFGMGMLAAPIVAIVDPGLIPATLIMLAVVVSVLVLVRDRTALDLSGAGWALAGRLPGSAVGALLLVLLPERGLAILLALVVLGGVALTSFGWVPLPHRRNLMVAGAASGILGTATSIGGPPMALVWQRNTGAELRSTMSCFFLVGSLISLAVLAVAGAVDTHTATLFVFLAPATVLGFLLSRVVNRVLDRRRLRIIAITVSAVGALVLVAQQVLTLL; encoded by the coding sequence ATGTCGACACACCTGAGCATCACCGGCTTCGTCGTCGTCGCCCTGGCCATCTTTTTCGCATCGGCGATGCAGGCGTCGATCGGATTCGGCATGGGCATGCTCGCCGCGCCGATCGTGGCGATCGTCGACCCCGGCCTCATCCCGGCAACCCTGATCATGCTCGCCGTCGTCGTCAGTGTGCTCGTGCTGGTTCGCGATCGCACTGCCCTCGACCTCTCGGGTGCCGGGTGGGCGCTCGCCGGTCGCCTCCCCGGTTCGGCGGTGGGCGCATTGCTGCTCGTCCTGCTGCCCGAACGCGGACTGGCGATTCTGCTGGCACTGGTGGTGCTGGGCGGTGTCGCACTGACGTCGTTCGGCTGGGTCCCCCTGCCGCACAGACGAAATCTGATGGTGGCCGGGGCCGCGTCGGGAATTCTGGGAACGGCCACCTCCATCGGCGGGCCGCCGATGGCGCTGGTGTGGCAACGCAACACCGGGGCCGAGCTGCGCAGCACCATGAGCTGCTTCTTCCTCGTCGGCTCACTCATCTCGCTGGCGGTGCTGGCAGTGGCCGGGGCAGTGGACACCCACACCGCCACGCTGTTCGTGTTCCTGGCCCCGGCGACTGTTCTCGGCTTTCTGCTGTCGCGGGTGGTCAATCGAGTTCTCGATCGCCGACGCCTGCGGATCATCGCGATCACCGTCTCCGCCGTCGGCGCGCTCGTGCTCGTCGCCCAGCAAGTTCTCACCCTGTTGTGA
- a CDS encoding SDR family oxidoreductase, whose translation MTTNNTRALIVGATGISGQALCRAALDAGWTTYGLSRSGSVPIDGVVPVAADLLDPASLEEALKDVRPEVVFFTAWMKKDSEQENIEVNSATLRNVLNVLGPLDSVKHVALMTGLKHYLGPFDAYGESVMAETPFHETEDRLDTPNFYYAQEDELFAGAEKFGFGWSVHRAHTISGFAVGNAMNMMLTLSVYASICKELGEKFVFPGSETQWNGLTDLTDADLLAEQMVWAATDDNGHNEAFNIANGDVFRWRWLWPQFAAHFGVEPEGFDTEPRPLEPRMSDAAAAWKRIADKHDLAESDVTRLASWWHTDGDLGRDMECLTDMNKSKKAGFLGFRSTPDAIASVIQRYRDARLIP comes from the coding sequence ATGACTACGAACAACACGCGCGCGCTGATCGTCGGTGCCACCGGTATTTCCGGGCAGGCCCTGTGCCGCGCCGCACTCGATGCAGGCTGGACCACCTACGGACTGAGCCGCAGCGGCAGTGTCCCCATCGACGGCGTCGTCCCCGTGGCGGCCGATCTGCTCGACCCGGCCTCGCTCGAGGAAGCACTGAAGGACGTCCGCCCCGAGGTCGTGTTCTTCACCGCCTGGATGAAGAAGGACTCGGAGCAGGAGAACATCGAGGTCAACTCGGCAACTCTGCGCAACGTGCTGAACGTGCTCGGCCCCCTCGACTCGGTGAAGCACGTCGCGTTGATGACCGGACTCAAGCACTACCTCGGACCGTTCGACGCCTACGGCGAGTCCGTGATGGCCGAGACCCCGTTCCACGAGACCGAGGATCGACTCGACACCCCCAACTTCTACTACGCGCAGGAGGACGAACTGTTCGCCGGTGCCGAGAAGTTCGGATTCGGCTGGAGTGTGCACCGCGCCCACACCATCTCCGGCTTCGCCGTCGGCAACGCGATGAACATGATGCTCACGCTGTCCGTGTACGCGTCGATCTGCAAGGAACTCGGCGAGAAGTTCGTCTTCCCCGGCTCCGAGACACAGTGGAACGGGCTCACCGACCTCACCGATGCCGACCTGCTCGCCGAGCAGATGGTGTGGGCCGCAACCGACGACAACGGACACAACGAGGCGTTCAACATCGCCAACGGTGACGTCTTCCGCTGGCGCTGGCTGTGGCCGCAGTTCGCCGCGCACTTCGGCGTCGAGCCCGAGGGCTTCGACACCGAGCCGCGCCCCCTCGAACCCCGCATGTCCGACGCGGCCGCCGCGTGGAAGCGCATCGCCGACAAGCACGATCTGGCCGAAAGCGACGTCACCCGGCTGGCGTCGTGGTGGCACACCGACGGTGACCTCGGCCGCGACATGGAATGCCTGACCGACATGAACAAGTCCAAGAAGGCAGGGTTCCTGGGCTTCCGATCCACCCCGGATGCCATCGCCTCGGTGATCCAGCGTTACCGGGATGCGCGCCTGATTCCCTGA
- a CDS encoding xylulokinase translates to MALVAGIDSSTQSCKVFVRDAESGELVRQGRASHPDGTEIDPQRWKDALDEAVAAAGGLDDVDAVSVGAQQHGMVCLDETGTVVRNALLWNDTRSAQAATDLVSELGKETGVDGGQAWADAVGVVPLASITVAKLRWLADHEPENADRTAAVCLPHDWLSWELGGASGLDSLATDRGDASGTGYFSAASNEYRTDLLQLGFRGRNPQLPRVAAPNETIGRLRSGALIGPGTGDNAAAALALDAQPGDVVVSVGTSGVVSAVTSVAAADGSGLVAGFADATGRQLPLVCTLNAARVLDATARLLGVDHDELSRLALSTTSDALVLVPYLEGERTPNRPDASGAIHGLRLNNSTPGHLARAAIEGLLCGLADGIDHLRAQGVETKRVLLIGGGAKSAALRALAPAILGVPVTVPEPGEYVADGAARQAAWTLAGTTEPPTWAQAPSQSYEADPTPAVRERYAEYAAEPQWRG, encoded by the coding sequence GTGGCTCTCGTTGCAGGAATCGACTCCTCCACCCAATCGTGCAAAGTATTCGTTCGTGATGCCGAATCGGGAGAGTTGGTGCGCCAGGGGCGAGCCTCCCATCCCGACGGCACCGAGATCGACCCGCAGCGCTGGAAGGATGCGCTCGACGAGGCAGTGGCGGCAGCAGGCGGACTCGACGATGTGGACGCAGTATCGGTCGGTGCGCAGCAACACGGCATGGTGTGTCTCGACGAGACGGGAACTGTGGTCCGTAACGCTCTGCTGTGGAACGACACTCGGTCGGCGCAGGCCGCAACCGACTTGGTGTCGGAGTTGGGGAAGGAGACCGGCGTCGACGGCGGGCAGGCGTGGGCCGACGCCGTCGGAGTGGTTCCGTTGGCCTCGATCACCGTAGCCAAGCTGCGCTGGCTCGCCGATCACGAGCCGGAGAACGCCGATCGCACTGCGGCCGTGTGTCTTCCGCACGATTGGCTCAGCTGGGAGCTCGGCGGCGCATCGGGGCTCGATTCCCTGGCCACGGATCGGGGCGACGCCAGCGGCACCGGGTACTTCTCCGCCGCCTCGAACGAGTATCGAACCGATCTGTTGCAGTTGGGTTTTCGTGGCCGCAACCCGCAGCTTCCGCGGGTCGCGGCACCGAACGAGACCATCGGCCGACTCCGCAGCGGTGCACTGATCGGACCGGGTACCGGAGACAACGCCGCCGCGGCCCTCGCCCTCGATGCCCAGCCCGGTGACGTGGTGGTCTCGGTGGGCACTTCCGGTGTCGTATCGGCCGTGACATCGGTTGCGGCAGCCGATGGTTCGGGTCTGGTCGCCGGATTCGCCGACGCCACCGGCCGGCAGTTGCCGTTGGTATGCACCCTCAACGCTGCCCGGGTGCTCGATGCGACAGCGCGTCTACTGGGCGTCGACCACGACGAACTGTCTCGGTTGGCGCTGTCGACGACCAGCGATGCCCTGGTGTTGGTGCCGTACCTCGAGGGTGAGCGCACCCCCAACCGTCCCGATGCATCCGGCGCGATTCACGGCCTGCGACTGAACAATTCGACGCCCGGCCACCTGGCGCGCGCCGCAATCGAGGGACTGCTGTGCGGTTTGGCCGACGGTATCGACCACCTGCGTGCACAAGGTGTGGAGACGAAACGGGTGCTACTCATCGGCGGCGGCGCGAAGTCCGCCGCGTTGCGGGCATTGGCTCCGGCGATTCTCGGAGTTCCGGTGACCGTGCCCGAGCCGGGTGAATACGTCGCCGACGGTGCCGCGCGTCAGGCCGCGTGGACGTTGGCCGGCACCACTGAGCCGCCGACCTGGGCACAGGCACCGTCCCAGTCCTACGAGGCCGACCCGACCCCGGCGGTGCGGGAGCGCTACGCCGAGTATGCGGCGGAGCCGCAGTGGCGCGGTTGA
- a CDS encoding SulP family inorganic anion transporter has product MSEPTKSDRKTDASRALTALLPRWSEWKPAFRAPGADLLAGLIVALVALPLALGFGVSTGLGAAAGLTTAIIAGVVAAVFGGSRFQVSGPTGAMTVVLVPIVAEYGPTGVLAVGLMAGVILLVLAAAGVGRAVRYMPAPVIEGFTAGIAVVIALQQVPSALGITDAEGEKVWQSAFDAARSFVSHASVLTPAVAVTVAIVMLVGGRLAPKIPFSLVAVAGATVVTRLFDLDIARIGTIPSSLSAPNLSFFHLGDVTALLAPALAVAALAALESLLSATAADSMGVGARHNPDRELFGQGLANIAAPLFGGIPATGAIARTAVNVRSGARTRLAALTHAVILAAIMYSAAGLVADIPLAALAGVLLATTVRMVETASIRAISRAGRGDTVVMASTFLVTVVFDLVTAVAVGVGFAAVLALRAVARSATVEQVPLDALDAVSEEEGNLLREHIVAYRIDGALFFGAAHSFLLELADVSDVKVVILRMSRVTTIDATGAIVLKDTITELEHRHITVLISAAKPEHLRPLTALGVFTTKDDEARRVFETTPQAIAYARTVVTEAAEHRG; this is encoded by the coding sequence ATGTCCGAACCGACGAAATCCGACCGTAAGACCGACGCCTCCAGGGCTCTGACGGCCCTCTTGCCCAGATGGAGCGAGTGGAAACCCGCCTTCCGCGCGCCCGGTGCGGATCTGCTGGCGGGTCTGATCGTGGCCCTGGTCGCGCTGCCTTTGGCGCTCGGCTTCGGCGTCAGTACCGGGCTGGGGGCCGCGGCCGGCCTGACCACGGCGATCATCGCGGGAGTCGTCGCCGCGGTGTTCGGCGGATCCCGGTTCCAGGTGTCCGGACCGACCGGTGCCATGACGGTGGTGCTCGTCCCGATCGTCGCCGAGTACGGTCCGACCGGCGTACTCGCCGTCGGGCTGATGGCCGGGGTCATCCTGCTCGTGCTCGCCGCGGCCGGCGTCGGTCGAGCCGTCCGGTACATGCCGGCACCCGTCATCGAAGGGTTCACCGCAGGCATCGCCGTCGTCATTGCGCTGCAACAGGTTCCGTCGGCCCTCGGTATCACCGACGCCGAGGGTGAGAAGGTGTGGCAATCCGCGTTCGACGCGGCGCGCTCGTTCGTCTCGCACGCGAGCGTCCTGACACCCGCCGTGGCCGTCACCGTCGCGATCGTCATGCTCGTCGGAGGCCGACTGGCTCCGAAGATCCCGTTCTCTCTGGTCGCGGTCGCCGGAGCAACGGTCGTCACCCGATTGTTCGACCTCGACATCGCCCGCATCGGCACCATCCCGTCGTCGCTTTCCGCTCCGAACCTGAGCTTCTTCCACCTCGGTGACGTGACGGCGTTGTTGGCTCCGGCGCTGGCCGTCGCAGCGCTGGCGGCCCTGGAATCGCTGCTGTCCGCGACCGCGGCGGACTCGATGGGCGTCGGTGCCCGGCACAACCCGGACCGTGAACTGTTCGGGCAAGGCCTGGCGAACATCGCCGCGCCGTTGTTCGGCGGGATCCCGGCCACCGGTGCCATCGCCCGCACCGCCGTCAACGTCCGATCCGGAGCGCGCACCAGGCTCGCCGCGCTCACTCACGCCGTGATTCTCGCCGCGATCATGTACTCCGCCGCGGGATTGGTGGCCGACATTCCACTCGCGGCTCTGGCCGGGGTGCTCCTGGCGACGACGGTACGCATGGTCGAAACTGCCTCCATCCGAGCAATTTCCCGCGCCGGTCGTGGGGACACCGTGGTGATGGCGTCGACTTTTCTCGTCACGGTCGTCTTCGACCTGGTGACGGCCGTGGCGGTCGGCGTCGGGTTCGCTGCGGTGCTCGCACTGCGCGCGGTCGCGCGATCGGCCACGGTCGAGCAGGTGCCTCTGGATGCACTCGACGCGGTCTCGGAGGAAGAAGGCAATCTGCTTCGCGAACACATCGTCGCCTATCGGATCGACGGCGCGTTGTTCTTCGGAGCCGCGCACAGCTTTCTGCTCGAGCTCGCCGACGTGTCGGACGTGAAAGTGGTGATCCTGCGCATGTCACGAGTGACCACGATCGATGCCACAGGAGCCATCGTGCTCAAGGACACGATCACCGAACTCGAACACCGCCACATCACCGTCCTGATCTCCGCGGCCAAACCCGAACACCTGCGACCGCTGACTGCGCTGGGTGTGTTCACCACCAAGGACGACGAGGCGCGCCGTGTTTTCGAGACCACCCCGCAGGCCATCGCCTATGCACGCACCGTCGTGACCGAGGCAGCCGAACACCGCGGGTAG
- a CDS encoding ArsR/SmtB family transcription factor, which yields MATESSRPLYRMKADFFKTLAHPARIRVLELLSEREHAVSELLPEIGIEPANLSQQLSILRRAGLIEGTREGLSVSYTLTSPKVADLLLVAREILTGVVANQAELLEGESGART from the coding sequence ATGGCCACGGAATCGAGCCGGCCGCTGTACAGAATGAAAGCCGACTTCTTCAAGACATTGGCGCATCCTGCGCGCATTCGGGTACTGGAGTTGCTGAGCGAGCGCGAGCATGCCGTCTCCGAGCTGCTTCCGGAAATCGGCATCGAGCCGGCCAATCTGTCTCAGCAGTTGTCCATCCTGCGGCGCGCCGGTCTCATCGAAGGCACTCGGGAAGGCCTGTCGGTGTCCTACACGCTGACGTCGCCCAAGGTGGCCGACCTGTTGCTCGTTGCGCGGGAGATACTCACGGGAGTGGTGGCCAACCAGGCCGAGTTGCTGGAGGGCGAGTCCGGGGCGCGCACCTGA
- a CDS encoding TetR family transcriptional regulator, with the protein MSGEPEESTDFRLTVATAALDLFSVKGYESTTVDDIAGAAGISRRTFFRQFRAKEDVVFADHEILLEQAGAFLESNEGDPWRAVCDAAQLVYERFSEWRDMSRLRYQVVHKIPALRDREIVTVFRYDRLFVEYLQRVLPDHPHLEILQFSATVTATHNYILRRMIRDGLPTSVEDLRSALAQVRAQFSGEIVVASFPRGTSVTKVVDALADHTSA; encoded by the coding sequence ATGAGCGGAGAACCCGAAGAATCCACCGACTTCAGGCTCACCGTGGCCACCGCGGCCCTCGACCTGTTCTCCGTCAAGGGCTACGAGTCGACGACGGTGGACGACATAGCCGGTGCCGCCGGAATCTCGCGTCGGACATTCTTTCGCCAGTTCCGCGCCAAGGAAGACGTCGTCTTCGCCGATCACGAAATTCTACTGGAGCAGGCCGGTGCGTTTCTCGAATCGAACGAGGGCGATCCGTGGCGGGCCGTGTGCGATGCCGCGCAGTTGGTGTACGAGCGGTTTTCCGAGTGGCGGGACATGTCGCGCCTGCGTTACCAGGTGGTCCACAAGATCCCCGCCCTGCGTGACCGAGAAATCGTCACCGTGTTTCGCTACGACAGACTCTTCGTCGAATATCTGCAGCGCGTTCTGCCCGATCACCCGCACCTGGAAATCCTGCAGTTCTCGGCCACGGTGACCGCAACGCACAACTACATCCTTCGTCGGATGATTCGCGACGGCCTGCCGACGTCGGTCGAGGATCTGCGTTCGGCACTCGCGCAGGTACGCGCGCAGTTCTCCGGTGAGATCGTCGTCGCGTCATTCCCCCGAGGCACGTCCGTCACGAAAGTCGTCGACGCGTTGGCCGATCACACAAGCGCCTGA